In Glycine max cultivar Williams 82 chromosome 7, Glycine_max_v4.0, whole genome shotgun sequence, a single window of DNA contains:
- the LOC113002130 gene encoding topless-related protein 3-like encodes MGSRVDYDAPSHWCTTVLYSADGSRPFSCGTSKDGESFLVEWNESEGAIKRTYNEFRKKSTGVVQFDTTQNQFLAAGEDGQIKFWDMDNINLLTSTDAEGGLQVELTFLSLLEYSSHFIRHSLYNCMNLFRSFHT; translated from the exons ATGGGTTCTAGGGTTGATTATGATGCCCCAAGTCATTGGTGTACTACAGTGCTTTATAGTGCTGATGGAAGTAG ACCGTTTTCTTGTGGAACTAGTAAAGACGGAGAGTCATTTCTTGTTGAATGGAATGAAAGTGAAGGAGCCATTAAGAGAACATACAATGAGTTCAGAAAGAAATCCACTGGTGTTGTGCAGTTTGACACaacccaaaatcaatttttggcTGCTGGTGAAGATGGCCAAATCAAATTTTGGGATATGGACAACATTAATCTTTTAACAAGCACTGATGCAGAGGGTGGACTTCAGGTGGAGTTAACTTTTTTAAGTCTTTTGGAATATAGCTCACACTTTATAAGACATTCCTTATATAATTGTATGAATCTATTCAGATCCTTTCACACTTGA